The following proteins come from a genomic window of Solidesulfovibrio sp.:
- a CDS encoding phenylacetate--CoA ligase has translation MSRYRFLPELTPEQLAAIQTDGLNWTCRHAFAGSPVYRERLRAAGYDPGATLSLDDLSRLPLTTVEDLREGYPLPLLSVPEERVVRIHASSGTTGKRKILAYTQNDIDTWKDMFARCYELAGLTLLDRVQIAVGYGLWTAGAGFQLGCERFGAMALPVGPGNMEIHLQLLEDMGATCLCSTASMALLLAEEVHKRDMRKRLKLRKVIFGAETHTDKMRRRFEKWLGIEDSFDITGMTELYGPGAGLECPAHAGIHYWADKFILEVLDPVTLAPVAPGEVGEMVVTSLCKEAAPLIRYRTRDLTRLLPGDCPCGYTLPRHDRILGRSDDMFIFRGVNIYPGQIASVLEEFRDVDSEFQIRLLRRDGRDQMVVKVERKPTASEDMDQNLSEAISIEMRKHLLVRGVVHILPPGSLPRSCGKTKRVLDDRNGLGEE, from the coding sequence ATGAGCCGTTACCGCTTCCTGCCGGAATTGACCCCCGAACAATTGGCCGCCATCCAGACCGACGGCCTCAATTGGACCTGTCGCCACGCCTTCGCCGGCAGCCCCGTCTACCGCGAGCGGTTGCGCGCGGCCGGATACGATCCCGGCGCGACCCTGTCCCTGGACGACCTGTCCAGGCTGCCCCTGACCACGGTGGAGGACCTGCGCGAGGGCTACCCCTTGCCGCTGTTAAGCGTTCCCGAGGAGCGGGTGGTGCGCATCCACGCCTCCTCCGGCACCACGGGCAAGCGCAAGATTTTGGCCTACACGCAAAACGACATCGACACCTGGAAGGACATGTTCGCCCGGTGCTACGAGCTGGCCGGGCTGACTCTCCTCGACCGGGTGCAGATCGCCGTGGGCTATGGCCTGTGGACGGCCGGGGCGGGCTTTCAACTGGGCTGCGAGCGCTTCGGGGCCATGGCCCTGCCGGTCGGGCCCGGCAACATGGAAATCCATTTGCAGCTGCTCGAGGACATGGGCGCCACCTGCCTGTGCTCCACGGCTTCCATGGCCCTGCTGCTGGCCGAGGAAGTCCACAAGCGCGACATGCGCAAGCGCCTGAAGCTCCGGAAGGTGATTTTCGGGGCCGAGACCCACACCGACAAGATGCGCCGGCGCTTCGAGAAGTGGCTGGGCATCGAGGACAGCTTCGACATCACGGGCATGACCGAGCTCTACGGCCCGGGCGCCGGCCTGGAATGCCCGGCCCACGCCGGCATCCACTACTGGGCCGACAAGTTTATCCTGGAGGTCCTCGACCCCGTGACGCTGGCCCCGGTGGCCCCGGGCGAGGTGGGCGAGATGGTGGTGACGAGCCTGTGCAAGGAGGCGGCGCCGCTTATCCGCTACCGCACCCGCGACCTGACCCGGCTGTTGCCCGGGGACTGCCCGTGCGGCTACACCCTGCCGCGCCACGACCGCATCCTGGGGCGCTCCGACGACATGTTCATCTTCCGGGGCGTCAACATCTATCCCGGCCAGATCGCCAGCGTCCTGGAGGAGTTCCGCGACGTGGACAGCGAATTCCAGATCCGCCTGCTGCGCCGCGACGGCCGCGACCAGATGGTGGTCAAGGTCGAGCGCAAGCCCACGGCCAGCGAGGATATGGACCAGAACCTGTCCGAGGCCATCTCCATCGAAATGCGCAAGCACCTGCTGGTGCGCGGCGTGGTGCACATCCTGCCGCCCGGCAGCCTGCCCCGCAGCTGCGGCAAGACCAAGCGCGTCCTCGACGACCGCAACGGCCTGGGCGAGGAGTAG